The following proteins are co-located in the Spinactinospora alkalitolerans genome:
- a CDS encoding branched-chain amino acid ABC transporter permease, with protein sequence MRRRLVTVLLAVIAAILAIPAVAVADDQGGETLNGQIRNPEAVEGLDITVFQGDEEIGTATTDPDGNWEVELPGPGDYRIVLDQESVPDEYVVAERPGAEHDDVEVREGQQRVVIFNLALPGEEGSESASPSASADEEEGGQDAGGADDPQGAEEGVTTAPGVSEGTPFGTKLVQLTVAGLVFGLIIAISAIGLSLIFGTTRMINFAHGDMVTFGSMMALLFSTGSVFDDVPLVVAALIAVVLGALLGAGLEAFLWRPLRKRNVALIQMFIVSIGVALLLRHLLLVYFGGSRQPYDEFQLQESLRLGPVTITPRDLTIVLLSVVVLIAVGCLLQFTRIGKAMRAVSDNRDLAESSGINVDRVTLYVWGLGGALSALGGVFYGLNQTVYWQMGFHLLLLMFAAVILGGLGTAYGAMVGGLVIGLVAQLSTLWFPAELMNAWALTIMIIVLLVRPQGILGRRERVG encoded by the coding sequence GTGCGCAGACGCCTCGTGACTGTGCTGCTCGCCGTGATCGCCGCCATCCTGGCGATCCCGGCCGTGGCGGTGGCAGACGATCAGGGCGGTGAGACGCTCAACGGTCAGATCCGTAACCCGGAAGCCGTCGAAGGCCTCGACATCACGGTTTTCCAGGGGGACGAGGAGATCGGGACGGCGACCACCGACCCTGACGGAAATTGGGAAGTGGAGTTGCCCGGACCGGGCGACTACCGCATTGTCCTGGACCAAGAGTCCGTACCCGACGAGTACGTCGTCGCGGAGAGGCCCGGCGCCGAGCACGACGATGTCGAGGTCCGCGAAGGCCAGCAGCGGGTGGTGATCTTCAATCTGGCCCTCCCCGGCGAGGAGGGGAGCGAGTCCGCCTCGCCCAGCGCCTCCGCCGATGAGGAGGAGGGCGGGCAGGACGCCGGTGGCGCCGATGATCCCCAGGGTGCGGAGGAGGGGGTCACCACGGCCCCCGGTGTCAGCGAGGGGACCCCGTTCGGCACCAAGCTCGTCCAGCTGACCGTGGCCGGGTTGGTCTTCGGCCTGATCATCGCGATCTCGGCGATCGGCCTGTCGCTGATCTTCGGCACCACTCGGATGATCAACTTCGCCCACGGCGACATGGTCACGTTCGGGTCCATGATGGCCCTGCTGTTCAGCACCGGTTCGGTGTTCGACGACGTCCCGCTCGTCGTCGCCGCGCTGATCGCGGTGGTGCTGGGCGCGCTGCTCGGCGCGGGGCTGGAGGCGTTCCTCTGGCGGCCGCTGCGCAAGCGCAACGTCGCGCTGATCCAGATGTTCATCGTCTCGATCGGTGTCGCGCTGCTGCTGCGCCACCTGCTGCTGGTGTATTTCGGCGGCAGCCGGCAGCCCTACGACGAGTTCCAGCTGCAGGAGTCGCTGCGTCTGGGCCCGGTCACGATCACCCCGCGCGACCTGACGATCGTGCTGCTGTCCGTGGTCGTCCTGATCGCCGTGGGCTGCCTGCTGCAGTTCACCCGGATCGGCAAGGCGATGCGCGCGGTCTCGGACAACCGGGACCTCGCGGAGTCCTCCGGCATCAACGTCGACCGGGTGACGCTCTACGTGTGGGGGCTGGGCGGCGCGCTGTCCGCGCTGGGCGGCGTCTTCTACGGCCTGAACCAGACCGTGTACTGGCAGATGGGCTTCCACCTGCTGCTGCTGATGTTCGCCGCGGTGATCCTGGGCGGTCTGGGCACCGCCTACGGCGCGATGGTGGGCGGCCTGGTCATCGGTCTGGTCGCGCAGCTTTCGACACTGTGGTTCCCGGCGGAGCTGATGAACGCCTGGGCGCTGACGATCATGATCATCGTGCTGCTGGTCCGGCCGCAGGGCATCCTGGGCCGCCGCGAGCGGGTCGGTTAG
- a CDS encoding ANTAR domain-containing response regulator has product MVIAEDEALIRLDLKEMLEEDGYAVVGEAGDGETAVRLAGELKPDLVILDIKMPVLDGISAAERIAAERIAPVVILTAFSQRELVERARDAGAMAYLVKPFNKTDLVPAIEMAVSRYAELAALEAEVSGLTDRLETRKLVERAKGLLQSRHGLSEPEAFRWIQKNSMDRRLTMRKVAETVIETLAEE; this is encoded by the coding sequence GTGGTGATCGCGGAAGACGAGGCCCTGATCCGACTGGACCTCAAGGAGATGCTTGAGGAAGACGGCTATGCCGTCGTGGGGGAGGCCGGTGACGGCGAGACCGCGGTGCGTCTCGCCGGCGAGCTCAAACCCGACCTCGTCATCCTGGATATCAAGATGCCCGTGCTCGACGGCATCTCCGCCGCCGAGCGCATCGCGGCGGAGCGCATCGCGCCCGTCGTCATCCTGACCGCTTTCTCCCAGCGCGAGCTGGTCGAGCGGGCGCGCGACGCCGGGGCGATGGCCTACCTGGTCAAGCCGTTCAACAAGACCGACCTCGTGCCGGCCATCGAGATGGCGGTCAGCCGCTACGCCGAGCTCGCCGCGCTGGAGGCCGAGGTCAGCGGGCTCACCGACCGGCTGGAGACCCGCAAGCTGGTCGAGCGCGCCAAGGGCCTGCTGCAGAGCAGGCACGGCCTGAGCGAGCCCGAGGCGTTCCGCTGGATCCAGAAGAACTCCATGGACCGCCGGCTGACCATGCGCAAGGTCGCCGAGACCGTCATCGAGACGCTCGCCGAAGAGTAG
- a CDS encoding DUF1266 domain-containing protein produces the protein MFTAVVGVLGGLAIVAWAVVAWASKRRQPWLMAPLALFTVVLVAVGQPGWALLPVVALAAGSFAELVIGAREAPTLRTKEPDAPLSTERWAAAVAAPFRVALAEPWDVVARPQLRRRYRKVFEAEWGVVDRETLLAAVDRLWEELHTGHSADLVVDLRTGVVRSRAPEGRREEETALLSPGQVARMREITGVDESDETVVIGAYQWWKSVHLIRLACGGATLDWLSPVETQSLLRRIASDLQRRYAGWQQLAEAFHGGYLMWHGGGSDDADSDRVWTALGLLTTDPASPWNLLPWDMPLERVTPEHGMPSAQPH, from the coding sequence GTGTTCACCGCGGTGGTCGGGGTCCTGGGCGGACTGGCGATCGTGGCCTGGGCCGTGGTGGCCTGGGCCTCGAAGCGCCGTCAGCCCTGGCTGATGGCCCCGCTCGCGCTGTTCACCGTCGTCCTCGTCGCCGTCGGCCAGCCCGGTTGGGCCCTGCTGCCCGTGGTCGCGCTGGCCGCCGGGTCCTTCGCCGAGCTGGTGATCGGCGCCAGGGAGGCGCCCACACTGCGCACCAAGGAGCCCGATGCCCCGTTGAGCACCGAGCGCTGGGCCGCGGCGGTCGCGGCGCCGTTCCGGGTGGCGCTGGCCGAGCCCTGGGACGTGGTGGCCCGGCCGCAACTGCGCCGGCGCTACCGGAAGGTGTTCGAGGCGGAGTGGGGCGTCGTGGACCGCGAGACGCTGCTGGCCGCGGTCGACCGCCTCTGGGAGGAGCTGCACACCGGGCACAGCGCCGATCTCGTGGTCGACCTGCGCACCGGCGTCGTCCGCAGCCGCGCTCCCGAGGGGCGGCGCGAGGAGGAGACGGCCCTGCTCTCCCCCGGCCAGGTGGCGCGGATGCGTGAGATCACCGGGGTCGACGAGTCGGACGAGACCGTGGTGATCGGTGCCTACCAGTGGTGGAAGTCGGTGCACCTGATCCGGTTGGCCTGCGGCGGCGCGACGCTGGACTGGCTGAGTCCGGTGGAGACGCAGAGCCTGCTGCGCCGGATCGCCTCGGACCTGCAGCGCCGCTACGCCGGCTGGCAGCAGCTCGCCGAGGCGTTCCACGGCGGGTACCTGATGTGGCACGGCGGCGGGTCCGACGACGCCGATTCGGACCGGGTGTGGACGGCGCTGGGGCTGCTGACGACCGACCCCGCCAGCCCGTGGAACCTGCTGCCGTGGGACATGCCGCTGGAGCGGGTCACACCCGAGCACGGGATGCCGAGCGCGCAGCCGCACTGA
- the pyk gene encoding pyruvate kinase: protein MTRRAKIVATLGPATSSPETIRALVDAGLDVARLNLSHGTHEDHRASYENVRAAAAASGRSVGILADLQGPKIRLGTFADGPIDLHPGDEFTVTVDDVSGDRHRVSTTYKGLPGDVRPGDRVLIDDGRVVLECVKTTGADVHTRVLIGGQVSNHKGLNLPGVSVGVPALTDKDEEDLRWALAQGVDMVALSFVRSPADAEDVHKIMDEAGVRVPLIAKIEKPQAVERLQDIIEVFDGVMVARGDLGVELPLENVPMVQKRAIERCRDKAKPVIVATQMLESMISAPRPTRAEASDVANAVLDGADAVMLSGETSVGQYPIETVQTMARIVAAAEQESLRASHILNRVPETTGGAIARAAAEVGATVDAKALIAFTMSGETARRLARYRSPIPLMAFTTQDATRFQLSLTWGVETHCVPWVDHTDEMVRQVESELLEMDRYQKGDKVVIVAGSPPGTPGSTNSLRVHRIGDAIAHGK from the coding sequence GTGACACGTCGAGCAAAAATCGTCGCGACCCTCGGCCCAGCCACATCGAGCCCGGAGACCATCCGCGCGCTCGTCGACGCCGGGCTGGACGTAGCGCGACTCAACCTCAGCCACGGTACTCACGAGGACCACCGCGCCAGTTACGAGAACGTGCGCGCGGCCGCGGCCGCCAGCGGCCGCAGCGTCGGAATCCTCGCCGACCTGCAGGGACCCAAGATCCGCCTGGGCACGTTCGCCGACGGCCCCATCGACCTGCACCCCGGTGACGAGTTCACGGTCACGGTCGACGACGTCTCCGGCGACAGGCACCGGGTGTCCACCACCTACAAGGGCCTGCCCGGAGACGTCCGGCCCGGCGACCGCGTCCTCATCGACGACGGCCGCGTCGTGCTGGAGTGCGTCAAGACCACCGGCGCCGACGTCCACACGCGCGTCCTCATCGGCGGCCAGGTCTCCAACCACAAGGGACTCAACCTTCCCGGTGTCTCCGTCGGCGTTCCCGCGCTGACCGACAAGGACGAGGAGGACCTGCGCTGGGCGCTGGCCCAGGGCGTCGACATGGTGGCGCTGTCGTTCGTGCGCAGCCCCGCCGACGCCGAGGACGTCCACAAGATCATGGACGAGGCGGGCGTGCGCGTGCCGCTCATCGCCAAGATCGAGAAGCCGCAGGCCGTCGAGCGCCTGCAGGACATCATCGAGGTCTTCGACGGCGTCATGGTCGCCCGCGGCGACCTCGGCGTCGAACTGCCGCTGGAGAACGTCCCGATGGTGCAGAAGCGCGCCATCGAACGCTGCCGCGACAAGGCCAAGCCGGTCATCGTCGCCACCCAGATGCTGGAGTCGATGATCAGCGCGCCCCGGCCCACCCGGGCCGAGGCCTCCGACGTCGCCAACGCCGTCCTCGACGGCGCCGACGCCGTCATGCTCTCCGGCGAGACCAGCGTCGGCCAGTACCCGATCGAGACCGTGCAGACCATGGCGCGGATCGTCGCGGCGGCCGAGCAGGAGTCCCTGCGGGCCTCGCACATCCTCAACCGGGTGCCCGAGACCACCGGCGGGGCCATCGCCCGCGCCGCGGCCGAGGTCGGGGCCACGGTCGACGCCAAGGCCCTGATCGCCTTCACCATGAGCGGCGAGACCGCGCGCCGGCTCGCCCGGTACCGCTCGCCCATCCCGCTGATGGCGTTCACCACCCAGGACGCCACCCGCTTCCAGCTCTCCCTCACCTGGGGGGTGGAGACCCACTGCGTTCCGTGGGTCGACCACACCGACGAGATGGTCCGCCAGGTCGAGAGCGAACTGCTGGAGATGGACCGCTACCAGAAGGGCGACAAGGTCGTCATCGTGGCCGGCAGCCCTCCGGGAACCCCGGGTTCCACCAACTCGCTGCGCGTCCACCGCATCGGCGACGCCATCGCCCACGGCAAGTAG
- a CDS encoding type 1 glutamine amidotransferase domain-containing protein, with product MANELNGRTIAFLAAPEGTEQVELTEPWNAILEAGGTPKLISTSGGEIRGFNHLDKGDTFPVDATVDEARAGDYTGLVLPGGVANPDFLRQNERAVAFVKEFFDTGKPVAAICHAPWTLVEADAVRDRRLTSFPSLRTDITNAGGNWVDEEVAVCSGGANTLVTSRKPDDLPAFNKTAVETFAK from the coding sequence ATGGCCAACGAACTCAACGGCAGGACCATCGCCTTCCTCGCCGCGCCCGAAGGCACCGAGCAGGTCGAGCTCACCGAGCCCTGGAACGCGATCCTGGAGGCCGGCGGGACGCCCAAGCTGATCTCCACCTCCGGCGGCGAGATCCGGGGCTTCAACCACCTCGACAAGGGCGACACCTTCCCCGTCGACGCCACCGTCGACGAGGCCAGGGCCGGCGACTACACCGGTCTGGTGCTGCCCGGCGGCGTCGCCAACCCCGACTTCCTGCGGCAGAACGAGCGCGCCGTCGCATTCGTCAAGGAGTTCTTCGACACGGGCAAGCCCGTCGCGGCCATCTGCCACGCGCCGTGGACCCTGGTGGAGGCCGACGCGGTGCGCGACCGCAGGCTCACCTCGTTCCCGAGCCTGCGCACCGACATCACCAACGCCGGCGGGAACTGGGTGGACGAGGAGGTCGCCGTCTGCTCCGGTGGCGCCAACACCCTCGTCACCAGCCGCAAGCCCGACGACCTGCCCGCTTTCAACAAGACCGCGGTCGAAACCTTCGCGAAGTAG
- a CDS encoding prenyltransferase, translating into MTPDTLHLAQHFIMRNARLIDRYRFAFFQSGPAEPVRSVLAAYRNVDGGYGNGLEPDLRGHGSQPQAAEAALRILDELGPVPRDIARPLCAHLTSITRPDGGLPQVLPSVRHTEAAPWWREHGDFTGSLNPTAAIAGLLHKHHITHPWRDRATAFCWTRIAALRWTNPYQAIAVCTFLQHAPDRTRAKAEFARLAPMIRAVIQVDPDATGHVHTPLDLAEDPDHIARELFTDAQIDAHLDALIRAQDADGGWHFNWESWCPATVPEWRGLITLQRLRTLRAYGRLDERAEAERPAP; encoded by the coding sequence GTGACACCTGACACCCTGCACCTCGCCCAGCACTTCATCATGCGCAACGCCCGGCTGATCGACCGCTACCGCTTCGCCTTCTTCCAGAGCGGCCCGGCCGAGCCGGTCCGCAGCGTCCTCGCGGCCTACCGCAACGTCGACGGAGGCTACGGCAACGGCCTCGAACCCGACTTACGCGGGCACGGCAGCCAGCCGCAGGCCGCCGAAGCGGCCCTGCGCATCCTCGACGAACTCGGGCCCGTGCCCCGCGACATCGCCAGGCCCCTCTGCGCCCACCTCACCAGCATCACCCGCCCCGACGGAGGGCTGCCCCAGGTGCTGCCCAGCGTCCGGCACACCGAGGCCGCGCCGTGGTGGCGCGAACACGGCGACTTCACCGGCAGCCTCAACCCCACCGCGGCGATCGCCGGCCTGCTGCACAAGCACCACATCACCCACCCCTGGCGCGACCGGGCCACCGCGTTCTGCTGGACCCGCATCGCCGCGCTGCGCTGGACCAACCCCTACCAGGCGATCGCCGTGTGCACGTTCCTGCAGCACGCGCCCGACCGCACCCGGGCCAAGGCCGAGTTCGCCCGGCTGGCCCCGATGATCCGAGCGGTCATCCAGGTCGACCCCGACGCCACCGGGCACGTCCACACGCCGCTCGACCTCGCCGAGGACCCCGACCACATCGCGCGGGAGCTGTTCACCGACGCCCAGATCGACGCCCACCTGGACGCCCTCATCAGGGCCCAGGACGCCGACGGCGGCTGGCACTTCAACTGGGAGAGCTGGTGCCCCGCCACCGTCCCGGAGTGGCGCGGCCTCATCACCCTGCAGCGCCTGCGCACCCTGCGCGCCTACGGCCGCCTCGACGAGCGCGCCGAAGCCGAGCGTCCCGCCCCGTGA
- a CDS encoding DUF2784 domain-containing protein gives MGYLVLGEAAMAVHFAFLAYVAAGGFLAWRWPRAFWPHLACAAYGLGIVIVGWTCPLTVVEQWARTRAGHQGLPEEGFVAHYLTDVVYPERYLLHVQIAVAAVVLLSWAGAAWRRRGATNGERPKFRERVRKS, from the coding sequence ATGGGGTATCTGGTCCTGGGCGAGGCGGCGATGGCCGTGCACTTCGCGTTCCTCGCCTACGTGGCGGCCGGCGGATTCCTCGCCTGGCGGTGGCCCAGGGCGTTCTGGCCGCACCTGGCGTGCGCCGCCTACGGCCTCGGCATCGTCATCGTGGGTTGGACCTGTCCGCTCACCGTGGTCGAGCAGTGGGCGCGTACCCGCGCCGGGCACCAGGGGCTGCCGGAGGAGGGGTTCGTCGCCCACTACCTCACCGACGTCGTCTACCCCGAGCGCTACCTCCTGCACGTGCAGATCGCGGTGGCCGCCGTGGTCCTGCTCTCCTGGGCCGGCGCGGCCTGGCGAAGACGTGGCGCAACGAACGGCGAGAGGCCGAAGTTCCGCGAGCGCGTTAGGAAATCGTGA
- a CDS encoding glutamate synthase subunit beta, translating into MADPKGFLKINEREVPRHRPVDVRIQDWREVYEDFERGKVAKQASRCMDCGIPFCHNGCPLGNLIPEWNDLVHRHDWGEAIERLHATNNFPEFTGRLCPAPCESACVLGINQPAVTIKNIEVSIIDRAWEEGWVRPQPPKTRTGKKVAVVGSGPAGLAAAQQLTRAGHDVTVYERADRIGGLLRYGIPEFKMEKRHIERRIGQMRAEGTHFRAGVDIGVDISAERLRAEHDAVLLAGGATAWRDLPATGRELDGIHQAMEYLPLANRVQEGDDEAPAISAEGKHVIVIGGGDTGADCVGTAHRQGAASVTQLEIMPKPPVSRPDSQPWPTYPMLYKVTSAHEEGGKRLYSVNTLEFIGDEQGRVKALKLVDVERTDSGFQPVEGTEREIPAQLVTLAMGFVGPQKEGMIEQLGVELDGRGNVVRDADYATSVDGVFCAGDMGRGQSLIVWAIAEGRSAAAGVDRHLSERTSLPTAIPPTERPLV; encoded by the coding sequence ATGGCCGACCCTAAGGGTTTTCTCAAGATCAACGAGCGGGAGGTGCCCCGGCACCGCCCGGTGGACGTCCGGATCCAGGACTGGCGCGAGGTCTATGAGGACTTCGAGCGCGGCAAGGTGGCCAAGCAGGCGTCGCGCTGCATGGACTGCGGCATCCCGTTCTGCCACAACGGCTGCCCGCTGGGCAACCTGATCCCCGAGTGGAACGACCTCGTCCACCGGCACGACTGGGGTGAGGCCATCGAGCGGCTGCACGCCACCAACAACTTCCCCGAGTTCACCGGGCGGCTCTGCCCGGCGCCGTGCGAGTCGGCGTGTGTGCTCGGCATCAACCAGCCCGCGGTGACCATCAAGAACATCGAGGTCTCCATCATCGACCGGGCCTGGGAGGAGGGCTGGGTCCGGCCGCAGCCGCCCAAGACGCGCACCGGTAAGAAGGTCGCCGTCGTCGGCTCCGGCCCGGCCGGGCTGGCGGCCGCCCAGCAGCTCACCCGCGCCGGCCACGACGTGACCGTCTACGAGCGGGCCGACCGCATCGGCGGGCTGCTGCGCTACGGCATCCCCGAGTTCAAGATGGAGAAGCGCCACATCGAGCGCCGCATCGGCCAGATGCGCGCCGAGGGCACGCACTTCCGCGCCGGGGTCGACATCGGCGTGGACATCAGCGCCGAGCGGTTGCGCGCCGAGCACGACGCGGTGCTGCTCGCCGGCGGCGCCACGGCATGGCGGGACCTGCCGGCGACCGGCCGCGAGCTCGACGGCATCCACCAGGCCATGGAGTACCTGCCGCTGGCCAACCGGGTGCAGGAGGGCGACGACGAGGCCCCGGCCATCAGCGCCGAGGGCAAGCACGTCATCGTCATCGGCGGCGGCGACACCGGCGCCGACTGCGTCGGCACCGCCCACCGCCAGGGCGCCGCGTCGGTCACCCAGCTCGAGATCATGCCCAAGCCGCCCGTAAGCCGGCCCGACAGCCAGCCGTGGCCGACCTACCCGATGCTGTACAAGGTCACCAGCGCCCACGAGGAGGGCGGCAAGCGCCTGTACTCGGTGAACACGCTGGAGTTCATCGGCGACGAGCAGGGCCGGGTCAAGGCGCTGAAGCTGGTCGACGTCGAGCGCACCGACTCCGGCTTCCAGCCGGTCGAGGGCACCGAGCGCGAGATCCCCGCCCAGCTCGTCACGCTCGCCATGGGCTTCGTCGGCCCGCAGAAGGAGGGCATGATCGAGCAGCTCGGCGTGGAGCTGGACGGGCGCGGCAACGTCGTGCGCGACGCCGACTACGCCACCAGCGTCGACGGCGTCTTCTGCGCCGGCGACATGGGCCGCGGCCAGTCGCTGATCGTGTGGGCGATCGCCGAGGGCCGCTCCGCGGCCGCCGGCGTCGACCGCCACCTGTCCGAGCGGACCAGTCTGCCCACGGCGATCCCGCCGACGGAGCGGCCGCTGGTGTAG